The nucleotide window GTTACCCCAGCGAACAAGGCGGCTATAATGGCCGCCTTTTTGTTATCTCGAATGAGTCCATGGAAAGGTTAATCGAACGCTTCATCCTGCAATCGCGTTGGCTGCTGGTGCCCTTCTACCTGGGCCTGGTGTTCACCATGCTGCTGCTGGTGGTCAAGTTCGGCCAGCACCTGCTGTACCTGCTGCCGCAGATCTTCACCATCTCCTACACCAAGCTGCTGGTCGGGGTGCTGACCCTGGTGGATCTGCTGCTGGTGGCCAACCTGCTGATGATCGTGATCATCTCCGGCTACGAAAGTTTCGTGTCCAAGCTGGACACCGAGGATCCGGAGGAAAAGCCCAGCTGGATGGGCCAGGTGGGCTTTTCCGGCCTCAAGCTCAAGGTGATCAGCTC belongs to Gallaecimonas sp. GXIMD4217 and includes:
- a CDS encoding TIGR00645 family protein produces the protein MERLIERFILQSRWLLVPFYLGLVFTMLLLVVKFGQHLLYLLPQIFTISYTKLLVGVLTLVDLLLVANLLMIVIISGYESFVSKLDTEDPEEKPSWMGQVGFSGLKLKVISSIVTISGIELLKVFISAHQLSNQELGWKLGIHLTFVVSALIYALTDRYAKKV